The Castanea sativa cultivar Marrone di Chiusa Pesio chromosome 4, ASM4071231v1 sequence TAGGGCACACCTACATTAGCATAACGTGCAACAGCAACGTcttatttccaaaattttttaattggacaaTGAATTTAGTCGACCACATACAATTTTAGTCTTAGGACgcctcacaagtcacaacaagCATAGGTCCATTTATAATAAAGTCATTAAATTTTACTTTACCAAAACATAGAAACAAAAATGTACTGtgcttaatttttattttatttgtttgccaCAGCTGAGGTCTCGGCCACAACCATAACCCTTTACAACAAGTGCACACACCCAGTTTGGCCAGGCATCCAACCCGGCGCAGGTAAGCCCATCTTAGCCCGTGGTGGCTTCAAGCTCCAACCAAACAAGGCCTACTCTCTCCACCTCCCTGCTCTGTGGTCCGGCCGCTTATGGGGCCGCCATGGCTGCACCTTCGACGCATCCGGCCGCGGCCTCTGCGCCACTGGTGATTGTGGCGGCTCACTCTTCTGCAACGGTCTAGGTGGAACCCCACCAGCCACACTAGCAGAAATAACTCTTGGAAACGAGAAAGACTTCTATGATGTAAGCCTTGTTGATGGTTACAACTTGGCCATTTCTATCACACCCATCAAAGGATCGGGCAAATGCAGCTACGCTGGGTGCGTTAGCGACCTCAACATGATGTGCCCAGTTGGGCTTCAAGTTCGGTCCCACGATAATAGAAGAGTTGTGGCATGTAAAAGTGCTTGCTTTGCGTTTAACTCTCCGAGGTATTGTTGTACTGGGAGCTTTGGAAGTCCTCAGGCTTGTAAACCCACAGCATACTCTAGGATTTTCAAGGCGGCTTGTCCCAAGGCTTACTCTTATGCTTATGATGATCCTACTAGCATTTCTACTTGCACTGGTGGCAACTATTTGGTCACATTCTGCCCTCACCACCGTTGATTAATCAGATCAGATACTTATAGTTAAATTTTAATTGCTGATATAGTAATGCTAGTTCGTTTTGCTATTGGTATTTGTGTTGGTTAGTTTATGTGTCTTTGTAGCTAATTTGGAATAGTGGAAACTTATATTACTATTGGTACTGTTTATGCGTCTGTGTTTTGTTATTGGTATTTCTGTTCACTTGAAGACTCAtggctttttattttgtttgtttgtttttgtttttggttgatgTTTTGTGAGGGTGTTGGTTGGCTAGAAGAAAGGAAATTCTTGGTAAAATCAAAACTCTCGCACTTCTCTATGAGCTGAAAGGCCTGCCCACTGGGGTGTTCATTGGGCAGGAAAAATTTAGCTAGTCCCTGCACCAGGCTCTCGCATCTGGgatgcaaaaaaaaagttatatttttggcttttaaaattttttttttttcttctattttaccattttattttacaattttttctatttttacctacaaaatattaaaacattataaacttcactaacaaataatataaaaaattcaattctctTTCCTATTCACTGTCTCACTTCACCatagccatttttttttatacccaTATCCATTCACCACAGCAAAACAACCCACAACCATAGCCACCACGGcaccaccaacaacaaataCCCACCATCAAACACTCACCACCACCAACTACCCACCATCAAACACACACCAACAAATACCCACCATTAAACATCCATACAAAATACCCACTATCAACAAATACCCACCATCAAAcactcaccaccaccatcaaactCCCACCACCAACATATATCCATCATCGAAttcccaccaccaccaatacCAACCATCAAACACTCACACAAAATACCCACCGTCATCAATACCCACTATCAAACACCCACTACCATCAAACTCCAACCCTCAAAACACCCACCACCATTAAACTCCAACCATCAAACACCACCATCACAAATACCCACCATCAAATACCCACCACCATTAATATCCACCATCAACACTCACCACCAAATACCCACCATCAGACACCCACAAACACAGCAATACCCACATGATCAAATGGAGAGAGAGGTaagaagaaattgaagtttGAGAAATACCCACCGACCACCATGTTTGCCACCACCAAACCGTGAGTGTTGGTGGAGATGGAAGGGAGAAAATGAGAGGGAGCTTGAGAATAGTGgccaaaatattttagaattacCAACCCATACGAGGGCACTAGCTTGCTATTTTTAGCATCACCAAATGCAAAATGAGGCGCCTAAAATTTTTGGGCTTCTTTGTTACCGTGCACAACTATCTTTGGCTGTGCATGGTAGctcaaaggtaaaaaataaaaaataaaaaattcacacGTTCACACTATGATTAATTTAAGAGTCTGGTTAACTTGTGccattacaaattttttaattctcgATAAAACTTTTCTATAATATAGTATATGTCTAAGGCACACGTTActaaaatctttattttaatgatttcttctcttttttttccttattttttttcctgttcttttgtttcttcctGGCTGTCTCTCCTCACattttcttctccatcttctctttGAGTTTCTTTTCCTCCATCGCCGATCTACACAAGCCTAGCCACCACAAACCCAGCTCACCTGCCCAACTCCAACCCAGCCCTTCTGCTAACCCAATTCGCCAATCTCCCTAGCCCATTTCGCCAACCCAGCTCTCTCTTCAATTCCTCACTTTCACCAACCTAAGCCATGGGTTTCGCTATATTCAATGTGGGTTTCAAGTTTAATGGTTTGTGGGTTTGACGGTGGTGGATTTTGGCCATGGTAGTGGGTATGTGGCGGTGAATTTTGGTTGCTTTTGTGGTGGATTATGGGTCAATGGTGGTGTGGTTGGATTTTGTCTGGGTTTTGATTGCTGGATTTCGCCGCCATGCCTCCCCTCTTTGGGTGGATCGTGGTCGTGGTTTagtaggttttgtttttgatgggTGGATCATGGCCGTGGTCTGGGTtgctatattttgtttttgatttttttcttattaatggGTTTTGTAGTGGATCGTGGTTGGGTTCATGGTGGTCAATCGGTGGTTGATGGTAGTTGAGTTTTTGAGGATGGATCATGGATGTTGGCAAATTGGTGATTGATGGTTGCTAGGTTTATGGTGGTGGATCGTGGCTGGTGGCAAATCGATGGTGGGTTGGTCGTGAGTTGGTGGTTGGGTTGGTTTGACACAGCAGTGAGTGATAGTGGTGCCATGAGGGATTGTGGATCAAAGAGAgggaagagagggagaagatTGAGAGATAAAGATGaataatgagaaaaaataataaataggtgtttgtggatatatatatatatatatatatatatatatatatatatatattattttactgcgtcaaaagttaaaataaaaccattgaTATTGAGAGTTTTGTAAAgtgaaaatatataatagataaattagCTTTTGATGGAGTCAAATAGTTAAAATAATGGCTCCACCAATGTGGATACTTTGAAGTATCATTTATTCATTTCATGGATGATTTGGATGTAAAATTACACTCCCTCGCTAAGTGGGGGGGCCTTACAAGTAAGTCTCAAGATGGGGTCGCCCACTTTGAGAAAGCTTGGAGCATTGCTCCAAGACTACCAAGTATTGTCGAGCAAGACTTTTTATCAGGAAAAAAATATCTCATGTAAGGGGTGTATATTCTTTATGAGAGCTTGAAAATATTACTACTAGACTACCTAAGGGTCCATTCGGTTGGAggagtgaaaaagtgagaggatagaaaattgtgggagaatggaaaagtaaaaggatgtaaaatatttagttttcctcttgtgtgtttggttggaggggtgaaaaagtgagagggtggaaaactcttttattcggttggagagaaaatgggaaggatagaaaatgtaatttctataaattgactattataccattattacataatatgtaagaaatagatttatttgtactcattacataatatacaatttatcacatcatatatataaatttatattattattatagatcaggtcacgttaaaaaaaaaaaaaaaaaggacgtTGAAAAAGAACATCctaggtcacgttgaaaaaagaaaaaaaaagaacgttgaaaaaaaatcccaggtcacgttgaaaaaaaaaaaaaaaaggagagaagataacattgaaaaaaaaatcccaggtcacattgaagaaaaaaaaaactaaagaagagaacgttgaaaaaaaaagtgggaatAGGGCATTTTTGTAAGTGCTACTATAACACTTTTCTTCCTAGATTTTTCTTCCgatttgggaggaaaaaaaaatgtgagcccggagagaaaactttctcccagggtttctctctctcctattttcttTCCCCAAACGAACaatgaaaaacataattttccaccctattttcctctctctattttccatcctccctattttccaCCCAAACGGACGGACCCTAAGAGTTGCCTGTGTTTTTTATTTGGCCTTGTGGTATTTCAGAATAAGTGCATTCGCAATGGGCTAGTGAAAAATATatagcaaaattaaaaataaaaaattagctaaaCCAAGTTAAAGTATTTGCCTGTGTAAAAATCTAACAGATGAATATTACATCAATACCTCTATTGAATATTATTGATCgcaacaccaaaacaaaattattctgTCTCTTTGAGGTCCTTCAGCAATGAGAACTGCTTTGCCATGGGATCCGCAATGACATTCCCTCAGCTTTGACGAgtagagatttttcaaattaagaGGGTCTTATCGTTTAGGATGAAGAGGGTTTTGTTGGAGATCGGCGAGTGTGGTAGAGGagaggaatgaaaattttgaactgTATTGTGGTTTGTGTGATTGGTGTGAAAGAAAAAGACATTGTGCCATGGTATTCagcaccccaaaaaaaatattgggccAAGGGCTTAGGTCCAATAAGTGCCATGTAGGTAGTCACAATATCATAGGAAACCCTCATTCATGGTATTCATcgcccaaaataaaatattgggcCAAGGGATTGGGTCCAATAAGTGCCATAGTCACAATATCATAAGAGACCCTTATTTATGGTATGTTTGGTAGGATAATTTTAGAGAGggtgggaaaaaagaaaaagaaaaaaagagagtggaGAATAGAAGAGAAAATAGGTAGGAGTGGTGTTTGATTGGGAGAAGAGggaggagagaaatagtaggaCCTAGTTATTTTTTGTCTAATCCCACCAAAACTTAATCTctcaaaatttgagagaaaatgataataaaaagtggaaaatatatttttgataaaattgtCTTTCCCACTAACAAgcattttgtctttttcttctttttattttctcgtTTCTTCTATTACTCCATTATTTGttggttttgggtttcttttactttttttttctcatctcattagtctttttattttattttatatatatatatatatatatatatatatatatatatatatatatatatgatggggTATGATAAAATACAACTCCAATATCGTTCATGAAGGTTGTCCAGGGCAAGGCCGGGAAAGCGAAGGTTGTAAAAACCTCGTCCGTGAAAAGCTCGTCCATGCAGGAAGATACTTGGATGAGCTTCACATGGTCTAGTTTGACAAAACCGCTCCATCCTGTCCTGGGAGATCCATCAACCTCGTCCGtgagaaggtcgtccatagagGAACGACCTTCCTTGGAGTCAGGAAgacccctggacgagcccttgacacttaggaaaattcttgaTTCAGTACTATAACTCCTtatcacacgcataacttccaatgacaattatatgagaaaaatgtaactcctaaacggttgtggaaaTTATCCCTGAACCCACAAACTTCCTTAAATttaggggaggttacaagtctaataaccgtttctaggacactatataaacacttaTTCAGACCAGATAAATGTACATTTTTACATTtcctgaaaagttggaactccaaaatttaagagagaaaactaactttgttatcggagggttcttggccggcgacctcggtcacctttgatcgtcgttctttctttttcaggcttTTAAGACAGTCACAGCACCTTTCAAATCCAAAACATccagcctactaattttcttcgcatcatcagttggcgccgtctgtgggaaaagaCAGTGTTCTTTTCgtttgattatttgttttcaaCGATTCGCCTTTCCTagacaaaaggttgaatggttcggacaagatcaagggctactagcccaagccaccaggagagtagggatgcttctagtaatctcCTCCGCGATCATCAATCAGCGCCTGTTATGCAACTGTCTTCcgttcaacatatacaatccatggctgccgctatggcagaattAACCCGTCAAACCAAGAgatgaatagggagatcaatttAAAGAGGCAACAATATAAAAGACAGGTGGAAGGGCAAGCCTAGAGTCAAGAGGGTAGTGGAGAAAACATTGAGTCCAAGAATCAGTcaaggggtactgcttcaagaagagtgccacacttggaaagggACATGGACcggatgagaaaagccatggatgaaatgaaggagaatatgaGATGGGCGGACCCCGTTGATGACTTAGTTCACCGAACGGAttcccctttcacggcttccatcaatagtcatcccCTACCCCCGAAGtccaaaatgccttccttggattcatatgatggaaatCATGACCCGTGTTATCACATCGCTGCCTTCAAGACCACCATGCACCTTTAAGGGGTTCCGGACAGATTATGTGCAGTAcattccctaccacacttaagggaccaacgTGGGTGTGCTTCaacaaaatacccccaaactctgTGGGCTCATTTGAGgaattgagtaagttgttcatcaataattttattggaggtcaacgccacaagcgttcctcttctagtttgctaactatagagcaagggaaaaatgagagtttgcggttCTTCATTACCCGGTTcaatagagaagccttgacggtggatgAAATGGACGACAAGTTGTTGTTGGTCGccttccacaatggggtcaacttcgacttgttcattcataagctttaCGAGTAAGAACCACAAACTATGGTcgaactcgtccattcggctCAAAATTTCATGAATCCTGAGGatgctatcatagccaagaaaaggaaaagagtagAGTGCTTTGAAGCGGGTCACCCGCATTATCCAAATCAGGGTCCTCGTCCAAGGAAGGCTCGggcagaagagaaaaaagataaagatagtAAGAAGGCGAGCTCTTCAGCGAGAAATCAACAATACACTCCCTTGAATATGCCACCagagcaagtgcttatgcaaatcaaggacgatccgtccttgaagtggccaaaaaagatgaaaggagatcctaacaagcgcaataggaacaagtattatCGCTTTCACAGAGATTATGGGCACGACATggacgagtgttttgatttAAAGCAGGAAATAGAGAATTTTATCAGGCAAGGGAAGTTAAGGAATTTCCTTGGATGAGACTACAAAGACGGGAAgctgaaggccaaggtggaagagtcatcacgacccctacttggagaaataagagttattattgGAGGAACCTCAGTAGCCCAGTCGTCCAAATTAAgaaagacatacctgaaggtggtgcaaaacgtccAGCTGTCCAGACGATCTCCCAGGACGAGGGAAGCAGATGAGCAAGCCATCACATTCACGGACGAGGATGCTGAAcgagttcaccacccacatgatgacACAATTGTCATTACTCTGCTCATTGCCGATTGTACGACCGGGAGGGTGTTAGTAGACAATAGCAGCTCAGTAGACATCCTGTATTATCCCGCCTTCTAACAAATGAGGTTAGGACGAGATCAACTCCGACCAGTGAATTCACCATTAgtaggatttggaggaatgaaggtgcagccTGTGGGCACCATTACATTACTTGTGGTGGTTGGAGCGTAcccgcagcagataaccaaagaggtaaacttccttgttgttgattgttcatcatcatataatgcCATTATTGGAAGGTCGactttgaatagttggaaggcggtaacctatACCTACCATTTGTCCgtcaaattcccgaccgagcatGGAGTAGGTCAAGCACAAGAGGACCAGTTAGCCGCTAGAGAGTGCTACTTAGCCATGTTGGCAATGGACGAGCACGTGCAGACAATGAGcatagacgagagaaggatTACAATGGAACCCATTGAGGTGTTAGAAGATGTCCATTTGGACGAGGGCAGCcccgagaagttcactagaattggggcgagcatggaaaaAGAGGCAAAGCATACTTTGGTCCAATTTTTGAAGGAAAGTCTTGAtatctttgcatggagtcatgaggacatgctgGGTATTGATCCAAGTGTCATTACTCATTGTCTGAATGTGTGTCCTTACtccaaaccagtgcgtcagaagaagagggtttttgctCTTGAGTGAGACAAcgccatcaaagaagaagttcaTAAGTTAATTACCGCGGAGTTCATCCAAGAAGTCTATTATCTGGATGGGTTGGTGAATgtagtcatggtaaagaaggacaacggcaagtggcggatgtgcatGGACTTTAGTAACTTAaataaggcctgccccaaggatagttatccattgccacgcattgaccaacTGGTGGACTCGACTGCAGGTCACAAAAtgctgagtttcatggacgccttctcaggctacaaccaaataaagatggaAGAGACaaatcaagagaagacttcattCATTATTAGccaagggttattttgctacaaggtaataccttttggattaaagaacgTGGGGGCGACTTACTAAagactggttaaccatatgttctgTCCACAAATTGGACGAAATGTGgaagtttatgtagatgatatgctagTAAAGAGTTTGGACGAGGAGAAGCATCTGGACGATCTCCAAGAAACTTTTGACACACTTCGacggtataacatgaaattaaatccaagcaagtgtgcttttggagtctCGTCAGtgaagtttttggggttcatggtctCGCATAGAGGATTGAGGTGAATCCagacaaaatccaggcgatactaaATGTAGAACCACCGaagaacatcaaagaagtccagtctcttaccgaACGAGTTACTGCCCTTAACGAGTTTTtttcgaaagctactgacaagtgtttgtcattctttaaagtcctcaggaaggcatttgagtggacggacgagtatTAGAAAgccttccaagacctgaagGCTTACCTCATAACAGCACCGTTGCTGAGCCCATCTGTACCTGGTGAagaattgtatttgtatttggttgtGTCCCCGCACGCTATGAGCTCGACATTGGTTAGAGAAGAAGACGGGTTCGAAAACCGGTTTACTATATGAGCCGGGCACTAAGAGGAGCGGAAAGACGCTATCTGATGATGGAAAAGCTAGTCTTTACCTTAATCACGGCTTCCAGAAAGTTAAGGAATTATTTTCAATCTCAtgttatcaacgtcctaacatatcatcccctaaagaaggcaatgaacaagttggaagctgctggatgACTAATCCAATGGGCAGTGGAACTAAGTGAATTTGATGTCAGGTACTAGCCAAGGAGCGCGATAAAGGCACAGGCGTTGGCTGATTTCATTGCGCAGTTCATCCCCAGCCAAGACGCGCTGGACAAAGAAGTAGGAGCtgaaaggtgggttatcaatgtaaacggatcgtccacactataCGCATGAGGGATTGAAGTCATATTGAAGTCCCTAGAGGGTGATAAGCTGGAATACACAGCCCGTTTACAATACCAAACCACcaataatgaagctgagtatgaagctctatTCAAAGGGCTGGAATTGACTAAGTTTTTAGGGGCGGAGTCAATAATAGTCAACGGAGACTCTCAGCTACTCATCAATtaaatgaatggaatgtgtgaagctaaggaagatagaatgaagaaatacctcaacaaagtgaagcGGCTTGTCTAGAAATTTAAATAAGTGAGCTTCGTTCAACTCCTGTGGGAGGAAAACATGGAAGCAGGTGCCTTGGCAAGAGCGGCTTCGGCAGGAGGAGTTATTGACGAATACGACAGAATCCAATATATGCTAAGCATAGACCTTCCAGATATACAGcaaataggaggaggagaaaattggatgagtccaattgtaatctatcttaaggatggaaggcttctagaagacaaGGACGAAGCTAGGAAGCTAAGGGTTAGGGCTGCCAaatacgtcctcataaatgaagtactatacaagcgaggcttttctcagCCCTACCTAAGGTGCCTGGCTCCGGATGAGTCAAACTATGTGttgagggaggtccatgaaggagcatgtgaaAATCACTTGGGAGCAAGATCGCTAGTTCATAAGGTCGTCCACACAagctactactggcctacaattCAAGTAAATGCTAAGGCTTATGTTAAGGTGTATGACCAGTGTCAGTGCTATAGCAACGTCCCTAGACAGCCATtggagtaccagaccccaatgacggccccatggccctttgcacaatggggactggatatcctaggtcctttcCCCCTAGGAACTAAACAAAGgaaatttttggtagtagggattgactactttaccaagtgggtggaggacaaacctcttgcaaaaatcactcagcaaaatgttaaaaattttgtttggaagaatattctatgtagatTCGGAGTACCTAAGGTACTAGTATCTGATAATGGACGACAGTTTGACAACGCACTTTTCAGGCACTTTTGTAAAcagtttggaatcaagaatctcTATTCCTTACCCTTTCACCCACAGGCAAACAGACAAGCAGAAGTAGTGAACTGATCTCtgctcaaaatcatcaagactcggctcaaGGGGGCAAAAGGGGTATGGCCATATgagttaccaggtgttctttaGACCTACAGGACGACTGTGAGGACACCAACAGGAGAAACCTCcttcaagctagcctatggaagtgaagcagtCATACTTGCGGAAAttcatatggctaatcatcGAGAGATGAAATATcaggagaaagaaaatgaggaacaacttcgtcttgacctcgatctcattgatgaggtaaggatggatgcgGAGTGAAGAACAGtgagatacaagaatcttatggctaggcagcatgatgccattGTAAAGCCCAGACGTTTCAACGTTGGGGACCTCGTTCTTAAAAGGGTGTCTTTGGCAACTAGGAACCTAACTCATGGAaaattaggacccaattgggaaggaccctatagggtaatcaactgcaagaggtaGGGGTCGTACTACTTGGAAGCTCTGGATGGATGAAAattagagcatccctggaacgtggagcacttgaggaggtactatcagtaatgAGCTTGGACGAAATTCACCAAGGACGAGGTTACAGCTATGGACGAAGTTACTGCTATGGTCTACGTGTTTACTCATgtttactgttgtgttcttactactactattgtgtgttttaagaataaaaaatgcactagttcttaaacttttgtaTCATCTACAGACAAGTTTGTAAAAGACGAGGTTGTGTACATTTTAagtattttccaaagtattttcctAAGGCACTGgcttctaagcatgtgccatatttgtggacaatgtttatataataatatggtttagatttctaatgtatttaatgcataaatctaatttccataatagtATCCACAAAAaaggcaaaagcctaagacgaatgaaaatctctagaCTCAGGTATAtaacgttcataagctttcctcaAAATgaggataaaaaagaaaaaaaaaaaagaaaaaaaaaaggctaaggcATACTCATCTGAAAAGCAGATGAACGAGAAAAGGGCATACAGTGAAGCATTAGAGTCCATGGACGAGCATCTAGCCAAGACGCTCTAGTGTTCTAGGATGAGTGAAACACTAAAAAcgtcttaaagaaagaaaaataccaATTGCCCAGCCTATAGACGAGGAAAATGACTGGAAAATTATCATTGCCACACCTAGGACGAGTTacacttagaaaatttaaatGGCAAACAAAACGCCCATGCataagtgggtcgtccataagaaaAATGCTTGGACGACCCTCCAACACTTGGAGTGGGCAAGCTACTCAAAAGCCAATAACATTAATAATGAGGATAGACTCGTCCATATAATAACATTCAACGATGGgtaaaaataaacattcatcaaagtttaaaaatggTAGatgaccaccgtccaaaaactcTTACAAAGTAggccttaaaaggcaattgttaataaactcgtccaaagCACTCTGGACAAGCGAAATGTACTCGAATAAATCTTAAAGATGGTCCTAAAACcatggaccaaaaaaaaataaaagaaaaaacattggAATGAGCAAAATATTAAAAGTCTCGTCTTCAAGCAAGAGGGGCGTCAGCTTTGGGGTCGTCCTGAAGTAGCTGTGTAGTAGCATTGTCCTCCACATCATACCCTCTGAACTCGTCTGGAGGAGGGAGCTTGTAGCAGCCCCACCAAGGTTGAGTTTGATGGGACTGAAGTCAATTTCGGGAAATTTCTCCATGGTGTCCATCCTGAAGTCTTCAAACCCAGCTGCATAGTTGGTATCCATTAAATCCGTGAATTTTTTGGATAACTTAAACTTTGCAACTGTGTCTCCCTTTACTTTTTCAAGATGGGCACTCAACTCGTCATTCTTCTTCTGGAGTTGGTCAAGACGAGTATCCTTCTCCTTGACATCAACCTTCAACTCCTCGATGTGGTTTTGTAGC is a genomic window containing:
- the LOC142630708 gene encoding thaumatin-like protein encodes the protein MEAMLRSFIALMLSTLFLSHIPAEVSATTITLYNKCTHPVWPGIQPGAGKPILARGGFKLQPNKAYSLHLPALWSGRLWGRHGCTFDASGRGLCATGDCGGSLFCNGLGGTPPATLAEITLGNEKDFYDVSLVDGYNLAISITPIKGSGKCSYAGCVSDLNMMCPVGLQVRSHDNRRVVACKSACFAFNSPRYCCTGSFGSPQACKPTAYSRIFKAACPKAYSYAYDDPTSISTCTGGNYLVTFCPHHR